A window of Patescibacteria group bacterium contains these coding sequences:
- the pilM gene encoding type IV pilus assembly protein PilM, with translation MSIFTPKKQAFGIEISDASIKVLQLKKGGKFYKLVGYNVLKIPQGIVVSGEIKDSKLLASYIQKATNSAKPKKIFISNVVCSLPENKTFVRILEIPQMSKEELSEGIKWQAEQYIPLPIDTVYLDWQIIETIDSRQRILVAAAPKKIVDSYINVLKIARLKPQVLDLEEAAEARALIPENQKEASLIVDIGATKTVFFVQDRKIVPFASNTQEVCGNKFTENISKALKINIENAEAKKAACCSPDLSNEEKTLLQSIYPLFDSLATQIIKIIGYYQNHFKSANPINNIILCGGGANISGIVPHLTLKLKMKISIANPLTNLPVKKSLPINNQDLLSLTTVIGLGIRGAEIVKYSK, from the coding sequence ATGTCAATTTTCACTCCAAAAAAACAAGCCTTTGGCATCGAAATCAGCGATGCTTCAATAAAAGTTCTCCAATTAAAAAAGGGAGGCAAGTTTTATAAACTCGTAGGTTACAATGTTTTAAAAATTCCTCAAGGAATAGTCGTTTCTGGTGAAATAAAAGATTCTAAACTCCTAGCTTCATATATTCAAAAAGCAACAAATAGTGCAAAACCAAAAAAAATTTTTATTTCAAATGTAGTTTGTTCTCTTCCAGAAAACAAAACCTTTGTTAGAATACTAGAAATTCCTCAAATGAGCAAAGAAGAATTAAGCGAAGGAATAAAATGGCAAGCAGAGCAGTATATTCCATTGCCAATTGATACAGTATATCTTGATTGGCAAATTATCGAAACAATAGATAGCAGACAAAGGATATTAGTTGCTGCAGCTCCAAAAAAAATTGTTGATAGTTATATCAATGTTTTGAAGATCGCTAGATTAAAACCACAGGTTTTAGATCTTGAAGAAGCAGCTGAAGCAAGAGCTTTGATTCCAGAAAATCAAAAAGAGGCGAGTCTCATTGTTGATATTGGTGCCACAAAAACAGTTTTCTTTGTTCAAGATCGAAAAATTGTTCCATTCGCTTCAAATACTCAAGAAGTTTGCGGTAATAAGTTCACCGAAAATATCAGCAAAGCTTTAAAAATAAATATCGAAAATGCCGAAGCAAAAAAAGCAGCTTGTTGCAGTCCAGATCTTTCAAATGAAGAAAAAACGTTATTGCAATCAATTTATCCATTGTTTGACTCACTTGCAACTCAGATTATTAAAATAATTGGCTATTACCAAAATCATTTCAAATCCGCAAATCCAATTAACAACATAATTTTATGCGGTGGAGGAGCCAATATCTCCGGAATAGTTCCTCATCTTACTTTGAAATTAAAAATGAAAATCTCAATAGCGAATCCACTAACTAATTTACCAGTCAAAAAAAGCTTGCCAATCAATAATCAAGACTTGCTTAGCTTAACAACAGTTATTGGTCTTGGAATAAGAGGCGCAGAGATCGTGAAGTATAGTAAATAG